Sequence from the Streptomyces peucetius genome:
AGCAGCGCGCCGAAGCCCATCGCCAGCGCCAGCCCGTCCGCCTGCGGGAAGCGCCGCCCGGTCCGGGCGCTGAAGATGATGTACGCCGCCCACATGCCGCCCGCGGCCAGCGCGAACGCGGCGCCGACCGGGTCCAGCCGGTCGAAGCCGCCACCGCTGAGCAGGACGACACCGCCGAGCGCGAGTCCCGCCCACAGCAGGTTCACCAGCCGCCGGGAGGCGATCACGGACAGGGCGAGCGGGCCGAGCACCTCGAGCGTGACGGCCGCGCCGAGCGGGATGCGGTCCACGGCCTGATAGAAGAGCATGTTCATGCCGCCCATCGCGGCACCGAACGTGATCACTGTGCCCCAGTCGGCACGGGAGTGGCCGCGCAGCCGCGGCCGGCAGATCACGAACAGCACGACGGCCGCGAGCACCAGCCGCAATGTGACGACGCCGAGCGCCCCGGCCCGCGGCATCAGCAGCACGGCGACAGCCGCCCCGAACTGCACGGACAGGCCGCCCGCGATCACGAGGGCGACGGGCCCGAGGGAGCGCCGGGCCCCGGAGGCCGGTTCCGGGCCTGCTCCGGGTGCGCGGGCCGCCGCGCCCGCCGCCTCCGGCAGCACGACCGCCG
This genomic interval carries:
- a CDS encoding EamA family transporter; the encoded protein is MPEAAGAAARAPGAGPEPASGARRSLGPVALVIAGGLSVQFGAAVAVLLMPRAGALGVVTLRLVLAAVVLFVICRPRLRGHSRADWGTVITFGAAMGGMNMLFYQAVDRIPLGAAVTLEVLGPLALSVIASRRLVNLLWAGLALGGVVLLSGGGFDRLDPVGAAFALAAGGMWAAYIIFSARTGRRFPQADGLALAMGFGALLSLPFGLVEAGSRLFVPSTLGLGLAVALMSSVLPYTLELLALRRLPAATFAVLMSLEPAIAATAGFLVLNQALSPPEGLAIVLVVVASMGAVRTQAAAKKPAPPG